One segment of Alistipes finegoldii DSM 17242 DNA contains the following:
- a CDS encoding DUF3276 family protein, whose amino-acid sequence MTPQTTPRRDAEEYGDQILTKAVKAGRRTYFFDVRGTRGGDYFLTITESRKVTNPDGSFSYDRHKIFLYKEDFEKFSDGLSEVVAFIRRSKPEFFERREREKVGV is encoded by the coding sequence ATGACACCCCAGACAACGCCTCGCCGCGACGCGGAGGAATATGGAGACCAGATTCTGACCAAGGCCGTGAAAGCCGGCCGGCGCACCTACTTTTTCGATGTGCGGGGCACGCGCGGCGGCGACTATTTCCTGACGATAACCGAGAGCCGCAAGGTGACCAACCCCGACGGCAGTTTTTCGTACGACCGGCACAAGATTTTCCTGTATAAGGAGGATTTCGAGAAATTTTCGGACGGACTGAGCGAGGTCGTCGCTTTTATCCGGCGCAGCAAACCCGAATTCTTCGAGCGCCGGGAGCGCGAGAAGGTCGGCGTATAG
- a CDS encoding DUF2007 domain-containing protein, with the protein MQDETMVVLAEYNTITEAEIAKSMLDSAGIWSMIRNEYMSAIYPIGTMPAQVVVREEDAEKAKAMLRHR; encoded by the coding sequence ATGCAAGACGAAACCATGGTTGTATTAGCGGAATACAACACCATCACCGAAGCCGAGATCGCCAAATCGATGCTCGACAGCGCAGGTATCTGGTCGATGATCCGCAACGAATATATGTCGGCCATATACCCCATAGGCACCATGCCCGCACAGGTCGTCGTCCGCGAGGAGGACGCCGAGAAAGCCAAAGCGATGCTGCGGCACAGATAG
- a CDS encoding energy transducer TonB: MARLIGETEKIVDAAQIPAAEFSSQVVVGFTVDETGNVTQWRFLDNTCEGKDSVGVEPATPPTREAMTEALGRLEKWTPAMKDGKPTTYSWRLTMRLRYDGRFTGRGAKGEGVVRVRFYIEPDGKITIGEVIKSPDEKLSREMIRVIRSSKGKWTPRKVRGVPQRTAYEYGVNFLGMAE, from the coding sequence ATGGCGCGTCTTATCGGCGAGACCGAGAAGATCGTCGATGCGGCGCAGATTCCCGCCGCCGAGTTTTCGTCGCAGGTCGTCGTTGGCTTTACGGTCGATGAGACGGGAAATGTGACGCAGTGGCGGTTTCTGGACAACACGTGCGAAGGAAAGGATTCGGTCGGCGTGGAGCCGGCGACGCCCCCCACGCGCGAGGCGATGACCGAGGCGCTGGGGCGGCTCGAAAAGTGGACTCCGGCGATGAAGGACGGGAAGCCGACGACCTACAGCTGGCGGCTGACGATGCGCCTGCGTTATGACGGAAGGTTCACCGGCCGCGGCGCGAAGGGCGAAGGCGTCGTGCGCGTGCGCTTCTACATCGAACCCGACGGGAAAATCACCATCGGCGAGGTAATCAAGTCGCCCGACGAGAAGCTGTCGCGCGAGATGATCCGCGTCATCAGGAGCAGTAAGGGCAAATGGACGCCCCGCAAGGTGCGCGGAGTGCCCCAGCGGACCGCCTATGAATACGGGGTCAATTTTCTGGGGATGGCCGAATGA
- a CDS encoding DUF368 domain-containing protein produces the protein MKFSQYLLLTLKGCAMGMADVVPGVSGGTIAFISGIYEELIESIKSVDATALRLLGTLRLKEFWRHINGRFLLPVLLGIAIAIFSLARLMTYLLTNHPIAIWSFFFGLIVASALLVAKQIGRWRVQTVAACLIGAAAAWWITVATPAETPDTWWFILLSGAIAICAMILPGISGAFILLLLGKYQFIMQAVGDLNVPVIVIFVVGAAAGIISFSHLLSWLLKHWHDVTVAVLMGFMVGSLNKVWPWKEVVETYTDSHGKIMPLVERNVAPGRFEALAQQDALLGEAVVLCVVGFLTIYCIELAARIVVKKREE, from the coding sequence ATGAAGTTTTCCCAATATCTGTTACTTACGCTCAAGGGCTGCGCCATGGGCATGGCCGACGTCGTTCCCGGAGTTTCGGGCGGCACGATCGCCTTCATTTCGGGCATCTACGAAGAACTGATCGAATCGATCAAAAGCGTCGACGCCACCGCCCTGCGGCTGCTCGGCACGCTGCGGCTGAAAGAATTCTGGCGGCATATCAACGGCCGATTCCTGCTGCCCGTGCTGCTGGGCATCGCCATTGCGATTTTCTCGCTGGCCCGGCTGATGACCTACCTGCTCACGAACCATCCGATCGCCATCTGGTCGTTTTTCTTCGGTCTGATCGTCGCTTCGGCGCTGCTGGTGGCCAAGCAGATCGGACGCTGGCGGGTGCAGACCGTCGCGGCATGTCTGATCGGCGCCGCCGCGGCGTGGTGGATCACCGTCGCCACGCCCGCCGAGACGCCCGATACGTGGTGGTTTATCCTGCTTTCGGGCGCGATCGCCATCTGTGCGATGATTCTGCCCGGTATTTCGGGCGCCTTCATCCTGCTGCTGTTGGGCAAGTACCAGTTCATCATGCAGGCCGTGGGCGATCTGAACGTTCCCGTCATCGTGATTTTCGTCGTGGGCGCCGCGGCGGGCATCATCAGCTTTTCGCACCTGCTCTCATGGCTGCTGAAGCACTGGCACGACGTGACGGTCGCGGTGCTCATGGGGTTCATGGTCGGTTCGCTCAACAAGGTGTGGCCGTGGAAGGAGGTCGTCGAGACCTATACTGACAGCCACGGCAAGATCATGCCGCTCGTTGAGCGCAACGTCGCGCCGGGGCGTTTCGAAGCCCTTGCGCAGCAGGACGCCCTGCTGGGCGAGGCCGTCGTGCTCTGCGTCGTGGGGTTTCTCACGATCTACTGCATCGAGCTGGCGGCGCGTATCGTCGTGAAAAAACGGGAGGAGTAG
- a CDS encoding shikimate dehydrogenase family protein: MRRYGLIGRPLGHSASAAYFAAKFEREGIADCAYALYELPDIGALEGLLARTPDLCGFNVTIPYKREVMPLLDALSHDARMIGAVNCVRRAADGSLTGHNTDVVGLRASLDELLGGEQPEHALVLGTGGASQAVQYVLAERGIPFDLVSRDTAKGNYTYDDLPCEVVERSRLIVNASPVGTYPAVDAAPRIPYGFVTPGHYLLDLVYNPPLTQFLDYGRQRGAHILNGETMLCEQAEASWRIWNE; encoded by the coding sequence ATGCGTCGTTACGGACTGATCGGACGCCCGCTGGGGCACTCGGCTTCGGCTGCCTATTTCGCCGCCAAATTCGAGCGGGAAGGGATTGCGGACTGCGCCTATGCGCTGTATGAACTGCCGGACATCGGCGCGCTGGAGGGGTTGCTGGCCCGTACGCCCGACCTGTGCGGATTCAACGTCACGATACCTTACAAACGCGAGGTGATGCCGCTGCTCGACGCCCTTTCCCACGACGCCCGGATGATCGGGGCCGTGAACTGTGTGCGCCGTGCGGCCGACGGCTCGCTGACGGGCCATAATACGGATGTGGTCGGACTGCGCGCCTCGCTCGACGAACTGCTGGGCGGGGAACAGCCCGAACATGCGCTGGTGCTGGGGACGGGCGGCGCTTCGCAGGCCGTGCAGTATGTGTTGGCCGAGCGCGGAATCCCGTTCGATCTGGTGTCGCGCGACACGGCGAAGGGCAACTATACCTACGACGATCTGCCGTGCGAAGTCGTGGAGCGGAGCCGTCTGATCGTCAACGCTTCGCCCGTGGGGACCTACCCCGCCGTCGATGCCGCGCCGCGGATTCCCTACGGTTTCGTGACGCCCGGACACTATCTGTTGGATCTGGTGTACAACCCGCCCCTGACGCAGTTCCTCGACTACGGACGTCAGCGGGGGGCGCATATTCTCAACGGCGAAACGATGCTGTGCGAACAGGCCGAGGCCTCGTGGCGGATTTGGAACGAATGA